Part of the uncultured Desulfobacter sp. genome, CGGGTACACCAAAAAGTTCTTCGGTTCGTTTTACATGATCTTCAAGTTTCATCGCAGTATCCTTGAGCTGTTTTTTCAACCCGGAAAAGTTAGCACATTAAAGATTGCTTTTCAAAGTGTTCCGGAGCAAATGTCTCTTTTTTGTGTAACATATGTCGTTCATAAGTGAGGAAACGCTTAATGTGTATCTGATATGGATTGCCGACCCCAAACCGTTTATAATACAATTAGATATTATAAAAGCGATAATAGGTCAAACCGGCCTTAATCACTGAAGACAAGGAGTGCTTATGCAAGATATAAAACGTGTTGTAACCCCGATAGATTTTAGCGATAACACAGAAACGATTGTCAGTACGGCAGTGTGTATTGCCGGAAAATTTTCGGCACATCTTGACTTGATTTTTGTTGTCGAAAAATTTGAGGATTATGCGCCCTTTTTTACGCCGCCAACAAACCTGCCCGCCATGAGAGATGATTTGCTCAATGCCGCTAAAGAACGGATGAATGCATTCATAGAAACGCATCAGGACGAATTTAACAGTTCGGGGATATCCTCTGTGAACGGCCAGGTGATCTCCGGAGATATTGCGGAGTCTATTATCAACTATGCCGAGTGGGCGGACGCCCAACTTATTATCATGGGTACCCATGGCTATAAGGGGTTGAACAGAATCGTGTTCGGTAGTGTGGCGGAAAAGGTTGTCAAAACGGCATGCTGTCCGGTGATGACCATTAATCCCTATCGCAAGGAGTGTGAAGACACGCCAAAACAGCGATAGACGCAACGCAGTGTCATGAATATGGACTGCGATGGTCGGCCGCTGTTGTCGTCAATGGCTAAAGCCCGACGATGCCGGACATCGACGGGCTTTTTATACGGCTGCCCCGGCTTCAAAATCGTGGGGCAGTAATTTTTTTAGAATATGCCGGGTATCCCGGGAAGCTGACCAGCCAGCCCCAGAGCTACGGTACATACAATAAACATGGCACCCGGGATGATCAGTTTTTCATTCCAGGTAAGCGATTTGGCCCGTTCGGTATCGCCGATGAGTCCCAGGTTGTCCAGGAGCATGGCAGCTGCCCAGCCGAACACCGGATTTACAAAGGCACAGGCAAAAATACAGGTTCCGGCGCTCTGGGAATCCTTATGGTTGCTGACCATCTGCATGCCTGCTTCAAGCAGCGGCAGGAATACGCCCACAATAAGTGCCACACGCAGAACAGGTTCCCACATGGCAAGGTCCATGGGATAACCGAGTATTCCGGCTACCACGCAGAAGATGCCGGTGAGAATCGCACCGCCGGGAATGGGTCGCTTGGCAATGGCTGCGGGAATCATGTATGTCCCCCAGGAAGAGGCGATATTACCGCCGCCAAGACAGGAACCGATGGCCTGGCGAACAGATGCCACCATCATGGTATCGTCAACGTCCATGAGAACGGCCTTGGCCTCTTTGGGGTAGTTAAGTTCCTGGAAAACCCGGTGTCCAAGGTAATCCG contains:
- a CDS encoding universal stress protein, which translates into the protein MQDIKRVVTPIDFSDNTETIVSTAVCIAGKFSAHLDLIFVVEKFEDYAPFFTPPTNLPAMRDDLLNAAKERMNAFIETHQDEFNSSGISSVNGQVISGDIAESIINYAEWADAQLIIMGTHGYKGLNRIVFGSVAEKVVKTACCPVMTINPYRKECEDTPKQR